Proteins encoded in a region of the Paenibacillus sp. W2I17 genome:
- a CDS encoding phytoene/squalene synthase family protein gives MNEAILSRCEELMQKGSSSFYQAFRGLPSPRREAVYVIYAFCRMIDDSVDEPEHSPYTIHEIHDLFDQLDDAEGHFIWPALRWLFSSFPHLDKGPFFRQMEGQLTDLKVTHYTTLQELEHYCYLVAGTVGEMLLPVLRDDNGAEVAMNGIALGKGMQIVNIIRDVGEDRARVRRYVPLEIMEKHGYTEQDFEDGIVDERFIAVVHELKAAALNWFRIGMDRLDTYPTESAFSIELAAAFYSTILHAVERNDYDVYTKRAYVSDELKLEMLGAIVKRYPMLAYQASRTAVS, from the coding sequence ATGAATGAAGCGATTTTGAGCAGGTGTGAAGAGTTGATGCAAAAGGGTTCTTCCTCTTTTTATCAGGCCTTTAGAGGGCTGCCAAGTCCACGTCGGGAAGCGGTATATGTCATTTATGCCTTCTGCCGCATGATTGATGACAGTGTAGATGAGCCGGAACATTCACCCTATACGATACACGAAATCCATGATTTGTTTGATCAGTTGGACGACGCGGAAGGACATTTTATCTGGCCAGCACTGAGATGGTTGTTCAGCAGTTTTCCTCATCTGGATAAGGGGCCATTTTTCCGTCAGATGGAAGGGCAGCTCACAGATCTTAAAGTAACGCATTATACAACGTTGCAGGAACTGGAGCATTATTGTTATCTGGTAGCCGGAACCGTAGGTGAGATGTTGTTGCCTGTACTTCGGGATGATAACGGAGCGGAAGTAGCCATGAACGGGATTGCTTTGGGTAAAGGGATGCAGATCGTTAATATTATTCGGGATGTTGGTGAAGATCGGGCCAGAGTACGCCGGTATGTTCCGCTGGAGATCATGGAGAAGCATGGTTACACCGAGCAGGACTTTGAAGACGGAATCGTGGATGAACGTTTTATTGCCGTTGTTCATGAATTAAAAGCTGCAGCATTGAACTGGTTCCGTATTGGCATGGATCGTTTGGATACGTACCCAACGGAAAGTGCGTTTTCCATCGAGCTGGCAGCAGCTTTTTACTCCACCATTCTACACGCCGTTGAACGCAACGATTATGACGTATATACCAAACGGGCATATGTTAGCGATGAATTGAAACTGGAGATGCTGGGTGCGATTGTGAAACGTTACCCGATGCTGGCCTATCAAGCCTCCCGAACGGCGGTATCCTGA
- a CDS encoding carotenoid biosynthesis protein, whose protein sequence is MIQWLYWAWYVIGATLMLTIGVPDVLSFSNGLFLIFYALYVLDLIYQGRNRTGLSDQSVIWLKPGLWISSVIIWLGGMGVEWVGVHTHWPFGEYAYSDFFGIHLFSVPVTLGFAWIAVVGNSALLSGGGSTWTGKLLRAVKTGFWAIVLDLVLDPVAHARGFWEWQAPGGFYGVPWTNYISWFIMGAFLSLFLPAMPNDRSSLLCAKWLYQLFILLFGLLALKEGITGSFIIAIAGVLLAEGSWLYDSRRKIKTV, encoded by the coding sequence ATGATCCAGTGGCTTTACTGGGCGTGGTATGTCATTGGAGCAACCTTGATGCTAACGATCGGTGTGCCTGACGTATTATCTTTTTCAAATGGTTTATTTCTAATCTTCTACGCATTGTATGTGCTGGATCTGATCTATCAAGGGCGTAATCGGACAGGCCTGTCCGACCAGTCAGTCATCTGGCTGAAACCCGGACTCTGGATATCCTCTGTGATCATCTGGCTTGGAGGTATGGGCGTGGAGTGGGTAGGGGTTCATACCCATTGGCCCTTTGGTGAGTATGCTTACTCAGACTTCTTCGGAATTCATCTGTTCAGTGTGCCGGTTACGCTGGGTTTTGCCTGGATCGCAGTGGTGGGTAACTCGGCGCTGTTAAGTGGCGGGGGTTCAACTTGGACTGGCAAATTGCTTCGAGCAGTGAAGACCGGGTTCTGGGCAATTGTACTCGATCTGGTACTCGACCCTGTTGCACATGCGAGAGGATTCTGGGAGTGGCAGGCTCCAGGCGGTTTCTACGGTGTTCCGTGGACCAATTACATAAGCTGGTTTATCATGGGTGCATTCCTGTCCCTCTTCCTTCCGGCCATGCCTAATGACCGTAGCTCATTACTGTGTGCAAAATGGCTGTATCAGCTGTTTATTCTTCTGTTCGGCCTACTTGCTCTAAAGGAAGGAATTACGGGCAGCTTTATCATCGCCATTGCTGGGGTGCTTCTTGCCGAAGGGAGCTGGCTCTATGATTCGCGCCGTAAAATCAAAACCGTTTAA
- a CDS encoding lysophospholipid acyltransferase family protein produces MIRAVKSKPFNRIFALYNHYYLLRRRFRSFTLTGSLDPQVDLRDNSPIDPNRPVIYFMNHSSWWDGLLLYHAARQTSRGDHYVMMEEQQLQQYAFFRKLGAYSINKESASGIRSSLQYTTELLDSGKRVWIFPQGEILHQEARPIRFRPGIGLLLRRSPNAIAVPVTLCHGMVQHDLPEISMLAGPPVMEDWKAWKSEEIASRLGHVLEQQLDDHRSALVRMGQGSLPDALPLIRHVRSTSEKYDAARKRVNR; encoded by the coding sequence ATGATTCGCGCCGTAAAATCAAAACCGTTTAATCGTATTTTTGCCTTATACAATCACTATTATCTGCTGCGTCGTCGCTTCCGCTCCTTCACGCTCACAGGGTCACTGGACCCGCAGGTGGATCTCAGGGACAACTCTCCGATTGATCCCAATCGCCCGGTGATTTACTTCATGAACCACAGCTCCTGGTGGGATGGTCTGCTGCTCTATCATGCGGCCAGACAGACATCGCGGGGAGATCATTATGTGATGATGGAGGAGCAACAGCTTCAGCAATATGCTTTTTTTCGGAAATTGGGCGCATATTCGATCAATAAGGAGAGTGCGTCCGGTATTCGGTCCTCTCTACAGTACACTACTGAACTGCTGGATTCGGGCAAAAGGGTCTGGATTTTCCCTCAAGGAGAAATTCTGCATCAGGAGGCGAGACCGATTCGGTTCCGTCCAGGCATTGGATTGTTGCTTCGTCGCTCCCCGAATGCCATCGCCGTACCGGTAACCTTGTGCCATGGGATGGTTCAGCATGATCTACCGGAAATATCGATGCTGGCAGGCCCTCCTGTGATGGAAGACTGGAAGGCGTGGAAGAGTGAAGAGATTGCCTCCAGACTCGGTCATGTGTTGGAACAGCAGTTAGACGATCATAGATCAGCGCTTGTACGGATGGGGCAGGGAAGTTTGCCAGATGCGCTTCCGCTGATTCGTCATGTACGTTCGACAAGTGAAAAATACGATGCGGCACGAAAGCGGGTGAACCGTTAG
- a CDS encoding glycosyltransferase family 2 protein: protein MNASEIFWIVLTCILGVQLLFALWNVSCLPKVGSFRADRIQPPDLLVSVLIPARNERLHIEGCLESVLASDTSGFRMEVLVLDDRSEDETAAMVQAIADRDARVRLLHGVDLPEGWMGKSHACHRLVQEAKGEWYMFVDADVRLEPSAIRQTLAAGCEQSGGLITGFPYQVTKTWMEKLVVPMMVFTIISHLPIFMIRRSSSPMFVAATGAFLLIHRSSYEASGGHAGIQAHLVDDMSLAKAVKRAGHPVMLTDVHDVTNTRMYQNGVEVWNGYKKNMYEGMGRKDVLLLGTMLMYTLMYIVPPLGLIIGLMTGSSMSILYGLLGTLLGMAVKRVADHAGGQPWWLALLQPVSMACVIAIGLASWQAGRSGKGYVWKGRRYS from the coding sequence ATGAATGCATCTGAAATCTTCTGGATTGTGCTTACCTGCATATTGGGCGTACAGTTGCTGTTCGCTCTATGGAATGTCTCCTGTCTGCCCAAAGTGGGTTCATTCCGAGCAGACCGAATACAACCACCAGACCTGCTGGTCTCGGTGCTGATTCCAGCCAGAAATGAAAGACTACATATCGAAGGATGTCTGGAAAGTGTGCTTGCGAGCGATACATCGGGATTCCGGATGGAAGTGCTGGTGCTGGATGATCGCTCCGAAGATGAGACAGCGGCCATGGTACAAGCGATTGCGGATCGCGATGCACGTGTGCGTCTACTGCATGGTGTCGATCTTCCCGAGGGCTGGATGGGGAAATCCCATGCGTGTCACAGGCTGGTTCAGGAGGCCAAGGGAGAATGGTATATGTTCGTGGATGCGGATGTGCGTCTGGAGCCAAGTGCGATTCGGCAGACTCTTGCAGCAGGGTGTGAGCAGAGCGGGGGGCTGATAACCGGTTTTCCTTATCAGGTAACGAAGACGTGGATGGAGAAGCTTGTTGTGCCCATGATGGTCTTCACCATCATCAGTCATCTGCCCATTTTTATGATACGCAGATCATCCAGTCCGATGTTTGTGGCCGCTACGGGGGCTTTTTTGCTGATTCATCGCTCCAGTTACGAAGCATCCGGCGGTCATGCTGGTATTCAGGCACATCTGGTGGATGACATGAGTCTTGCCAAAGCGGTCAAGCGTGCAGGTCATCCGGTGATGCTGACAGACGTGCATGATGTAACAAATACCCGCATGTATCAGAACGGTGTTGAAGTATGGAACGGATATAAGAAAAACATGTACGAAGGTATGGGACGCAAAGACGTACTGCTGCTTGGCACGATGTTGATGTATACACTGATGTATATTGTGCCTCCGCTGGGCTTGATTATTGGACTCATGACGGGCAGTTCGATGTCCATTCTGTATGGATTGTTAGGAACATTACTGGGTATGGCTGTGAAAAGAGTAGCGGATCATGCTGGCGGACAACCCTGGTGGCTTGCCCTTCTGCAACCGGTCAGCATGGCCTGTGTCATTGCCATCGGACTTGCTTCCTGGCAGGCAGGCCGCTCCGGCAAGGGGTATGTATGGAAAGGTAGGCGGTACAGTTGA
- a CDS encoding NAD(P)/FAD-dependent oxidoreductase yields the protein MRGNVIIIGAGFGGLSCAIRLASQGVQVTILERQQHVGGKLQQIERDGYHFDRGPSTITMPSTFRSVFDHAGVAMEDYVQLYELEPRTRNVFADGTVVDLSGNRGWMKEQIAAYSPEDAARYDAFMDESAALYAEANRHFLGKLLLSPSDKYNLQMLRSLLRVRPMVKLDKLLRSYFQHPHTLAMFGRYATYVGSSPYQSPSIFAMMGHVEAEVGIYGVKGGTYQLIEGMTRLAREKGVQIITGTEARQIVVRNGKVAGVDTDQGFREADQVVANGDVLSVNRLLLAPEHRKEMSDARIRKYEPSISGFVTLAGVRRQYDALLHHTVFFPERYEPEFDHIFRDRKMPADPTIYICYSGYSEEGMAPAGASNLFILVNAPYLSDSWNWEQQTERYGAFVLEQLAARGITGLNESDVLIRYTPRDIERDTLAHQGSIYGISSNSVKQTFMRPGNRSKDVQGLWYVGGTTHPGGGTPIVTLSGKLVGEQLASEILR from the coding sequence TTGAGAGGTAACGTCATTATAATCGGTGCAGGATTCGGAGGTTTGTCGTGTGCGATACGACTGGCTTCACAAGGTGTGCAGGTGACCATTCTGGAACGGCAGCAACACGTAGGTGGCAAGCTGCAGCAGATTGAGCGGGACGGGTATCATTTTGACCGGGGACCAAGCACGATCACGATGCCATCCACCTTTCGTTCAGTCTTCGACCATGCGGGAGTAGCAATGGAAGATTACGTACAGTTATATGAGTTAGAACCACGCACGCGTAATGTATTCGCAGATGGAACAGTGGTGGATTTGTCAGGTAATCGCGGGTGGATGAAGGAGCAGATCGCAGCGTACAGTCCGGAGGATGCGGCTCGTTATGATGCATTTATGGATGAGTCTGCTGCACTGTATGCGGAAGCCAATCGTCATTTTCTGGGTAAGTTGCTGCTGTCTCCTTCTGACAAATACAATCTCCAAATGCTGCGCAGCCTGCTCCGCGTACGGCCAATGGTGAAGCTGGATAAGTTGCTGCGTTCGTATTTCCAACATCCACATACGCTGGCTATGTTCGGACGGTATGCAACCTATGTGGGATCATCGCCGTATCAATCGCCTTCCATTTTTGCCATGATGGGTCATGTGGAAGCAGAAGTGGGGATCTACGGAGTCAAAGGCGGAACCTATCAACTGATCGAAGGAATGACCCGGCTGGCACGGGAAAAAGGTGTACAAATCATTACCGGCACAGAAGCCCGGCAGATTGTTGTTCGGAATGGAAAAGTGGCTGGCGTGGATACGGATCAAGGCTTCCGCGAAGCAGATCAAGTGGTTGCGAATGGAGATGTGCTTAGCGTAAATCGACTGCTGCTCGCACCGGAACATCGGAAAGAAATGAGCGATGCCCGCATACGGAAGTATGAGCCCTCCATTTCAGGATTTGTGACGCTGGCAGGTGTGAGAAGACAATATGATGCACTGCTGCACCATACGGTCTTTTTCCCGGAACGGTATGAACCGGAGTTCGACCATATTTTCCGTGACCGTAAAATGCCCGCCGATCCCACGATCTACATCTGTTACTCCGGTTATTCGGAAGAAGGCATGGCTCCGGCGGGAGCCAGTAATCTGTTCATTCTGGTCAATGCCCCCTATTTGTCGGATTCATGGAATTGGGAGCAGCAGACGGAACGTTACGGAGCGTTTGTGCTGGAACAATTGGCGGCGCGGGGAATTACCGGGTTGAATGAATCCGATGTGCTGATCCGGTACACACCGCGAGATATCGAACGGGATACCTTGGCGCATCAAGGGTCGATCTACGGCATCTCGTCCAATTCGGTGAAGCAGACCTTCATGCGACCGGGCAACCGAAGCAAAGATGTACAAGGACTCTGGTACGTAGGCGGAACAACGCATCCTGGAGGCGGAACCCCCATAGTGACGTTGTCCGGAAAGCTTGTTGGTGAGCAATTGGCATCGGAAATCTTGAGATAG
- the fni gene encoding type 2 isopentenyl-diphosphate Delta-isomerase: MNEQERAGERLLPEVATGERKLEHVRLCLEENVAGEGVTSGMERFAFRHHPLPELDFEEVHLETSFIGKKVRTPLLISSMTGGSKTTGAINERLARVANARGWALGVGSIRAAVEQPELASTFDVRRWAPDIPVIANLGAVQLNYGFTTADFQRAVDIAGADMLVLHLNTLQEVFQPEGNTNFSGLFQRIENLCRELDVPVGVKEVGFGIDGVTAQRLYEAGVAFIDVAGAGGTSWVQVEKYRNNNPVRRAAAEAFADWGIPTAECIQEVRALNPTGALIGSGGLYTGVDAAKALALGADLAGYGRSLLESAVASDDALNERLEQVEFELRTVMFGIGAGGIDDLKQTSRLVERR; this comes from the coding sequence ATGAATGAACAAGAGCGAGCCGGCGAACGGCTGCTTCCCGAAGTGGCTACGGGAGAACGGAAGCTAGAGCACGTGCGCCTCTGTCTTGAGGAGAATGTGGCAGGAGAAGGGGTAACCAGCGGTATGGAGCGGTTTGCGTTTCGCCATCACCCACTGCCGGAACTGGATTTTGAAGAGGTGCATCTGGAGACTTCGTTTATTGGCAAAAAAGTACGTACACCCTTGCTCATCAGTTCGATGACGGGTGGAAGCAAAACAACGGGCGCCATTAATGAGCGCCTCGCCCGAGTAGCAAACGCCAGAGGCTGGGCACTTGGCGTAGGTTCGATCCGGGCTGCCGTGGAACAGCCGGAACTTGCGAGTACCTTCGATGTGCGGCGCTGGGCACCGGACATCCCGGTCATTGCCAACCTGGGTGCGGTGCAGTTGAACTATGGTTTCACAACAGCTGACTTCCAGCGTGCTGTAGATATTGCGGGTGCGGACATGCTCGTGCTTCACCTGAACACCTTGCAGGAAGTTTTCCAGCCGGAAGGTAACACCAACTTCAGTGGATTATTTCAACGGATTGAAAACTTGTGTCGTGAGCTAGACGTACCTGTTGGTGTGAAAGAAGTAGGTTTTGGCATCGATGGCGTGACGGCTCAACGCCTATATGAAGCGGGTGTCGCGTTCATTGATGTAGCCGGAGCAGGGGGCACAAGCTGGGTGCAGGTAGAGAAGTACCGCAACAATAACCCGGTACGCCGGGCAGCTGCTGAAGCTTTTGCCGACTGGGGCATTCCCACAGCGGAGTGTATACAGGAAGTACGAGCGCTGAATCCTACTGGTGCCCTGATTGGCAGCGGTGGACTGTACACTGGCGTGGATGCGGCCAAAGCCCTCGCGCTCGGTGCGGATCTCGCTGGCTACGGCCGATCTCTGCTCGAATCCGCGGTCGCTTCGGATGATGCACTGAATGAGCGGTTGGAACAGGTCGAATTCGAGTTGCGTACCGTCATGTTCGGCATTGGTGCAGGGGGGATTGATGATTTGAAGCAGACGTCACGTCTTGTGGAACGGCGGTAG
- the cas6 gene encoding CRISPR system precrRNA processing endoribonuclease RAMP protein Cas6: MNRTSSVFSLEYLPLLIRLQCKEDARLPAFLGSTLHGVVGWALPKHPESYEYLFQNRRRGGAKQDIVNPYIIEPPRPKPMYLKGELLSFKLLLLGDATQYTKDVITSLVDYHIYGVGSERKVFELLDILHGETYEPLWQKRALNMKPAIAENISHHATYDHASWCSIHMVTPVRIRRGGALVQDIDFSTITRNITRRITTLTERYGGYIHSDVANHAVERAGDVRITSSALYLNQMHRYSNRKKESLDWSGMLGALTCEGELSPFIPWLNAARILHIGRNSTFGCGQIDVIYI, translated from the coding sequence ATGAATAGAACATCATCTGTGTTCTCGCTAGAATATCTACCGTTACTCATTCGATTGCAATGCAAGGAAGACGCACGTCTGCCTGCATTTCTCGGGTCAACACTTCATGGTGTCGTAGGATGGGCGTTACCCAAACATCCAGAGTCGTATGAGTACCTGTTTCAGAATCGTCGACGGGGTGGAGCGAAACAGGATATTGTCAATCCATATATCATCGAGCCGCCAAGACCAAAACCAATGTATCTAAAAGGCGAGCTGTTGAGTTTTAAATTGTTATTACTTGGAGATGCGACTCAATATACGAAAGATGTAATTACGTCTCTAGTCGATTATCATATATATGGAGTTGGATCGGAGCGAAAGGTTTTTGAGCTGTTGGATATATTACATGGGGAGACGTACGAACCTTTGTGGCAAAAAAGAGCTTTAAATATGAAACCCGCTATTGCAGAAAATATTTCTCATCATGCGACCTATGATCATGCCTCATGGTGCTCTATTCATATGGTCACTCCTGTTCGGATTCGCCGTGGGGGTGCATTGGTGCAGGATATTGATTTTTCAACCATTACTCGGAATATTACGAGGAGAATAACAACGCTGACTGAACGTTATGGAGGATATATTCATTCAGATGTAGCTAATCATGCTGTAGAACGTGCAGGTGATGTCCGCATCACCTCCTCAGCGTTGTATTTGAACCAGATGCATCGATACTCCAATCGTAAAAAAGAGTCCCTTGACTGGAGCGGAATGCTCGGCGCTTTGACGTGCGAAGGCGAGTTATCGCCATTTATACCTTGGCTAAACGCGGCACGGATTTTGCATATCGGAAGAAATTCGACTTTTGGCTGTGGACAGATTGATGTAATATATATATAA
- a CDS encoding DUF6602 domain-containing protein, protein MAKELSFEEKKEKMIANVTGNYTQVERSIVNQLYMKHDLHGTTVGSEREMIWSQLFEMIIPKKFVIEPSVFIIDSLGGVSKEVDFAILDETYTPYIFRYGKIKFVPIEAIAAVIECKSHSLDASSIGKWAKSITTLKTSGDSIARIAPAIAVGVDGVKTQKSTRPLRILCALEENCGNNIKQHFDFTLLASRPDEGDVRIDIECNADDTLFSWFKSLNFHEYEMDKELEEKTLDQLQSFSLENYKVHDQKGQNISLLTFNFQLNQLLMLINNPILFPHRAYVNLFDQKVKD, encoded by the coding sequence ATGGCGAAGGAATTATCTTTTGAGGAGAAGAAAGAGAAGATGATTGCAAATGTTACAGGAAATTATACGCAAGTGGAAAGATCTATTGTGAATCAGCTCTATATGAAGCACGATCTGCATGGAACAACCGTTGGCTCCGAGCGGGAAATGATTTGGTCGCAATTATTTGAAATGATTATTCCCAAGAAATTTGTCATTGAACCTTCGGTATTCATCATTGACTCCCTTGGCGGAGTGTCCAAGGAAGTGGACTTTGCTATTTTGGATGAAACCTATACACCCTATATCTTCCGTTACGGCAAAATTAAATTCGTTCCCATTGAAGCAATTGCGGCGGTCATCGAATGTAAGAGTCATAGCCTGGATGCAAGTTCCATTGGGAAATGGGCTAAAAGCATTACAACTTTAAAAACCTCGGGAGACTCTATTGCTCGTATTGCGCCAGCTATTGCTGTGGGAGTAGATGGTGTCAAAACACAAAAATCGACTCGTCCGCTTCGCATATTATGTGCTTTGGAAGAGAATTGTGGGAATAATATCAAGCAGCATTTTGATTTTACATTACTCGCTTCCAGACCGGATGAGGGAGATGTACGGATTGATATTGAGTGTAATGCGGATGATACGTTATTTTCCTGGTTCAAGAGTCTTAATTTTCATGAATATGAAATGGATAAAGAACTGGAAGAGAAGACATTAGATCAGCTTCAATCTTTTTCACTCGAAAACTACAAGGTACACGATCAGAAGGGCCAAAATATTTCGCTGTTAACCTTTAATTTCCAATTGAATCAGTTATTAATGCTAATCAATAATCCTATTTTATTTCCGCATCGTGCCTATGTGAATTTATTTGACCAAAAAGTAAAGGATTGA
- a CDS encoding RAMP superfamily CRISPR-associated protein → MEKDPEKMIKKVATELSVHVTTRSNLFIGGSPSTFEIGGVDLFTVTNQEGLPYIPASSFKGTLRHIVREMIESHGYIEGITQAYTQYLMGLQEKNIQECEKYGIDQNRIKRMKERYDKVIGKVSAEYLFGIEGFNDTPKLLFNDLMPLGDKPVKEEWFSIDSKNSIELSDLGGVPQVAANPRTYRVVRPGITFKGDVLFYNMDKLKLDEQSLDSEILSFVKEAMIRFNSGHYRLGNSGSRGYGRVEIQFDEEDSSHG, encoded by the coding sequence ATGGAAAAAGACCCCGAAAAGATGATAAAAAAGGTTGCAACGGAGCTTTCTGTACATGTAACAACACGTTCCAATCTCTTCATCGGCGGTTCCCCATCAACATTTGAAATCGGTGGTGTAGATCTGTTTACGGTTACGAACCAAGAGGGGCTACCGTATATTCCGGCTTCTTCGTTTAAAGGGACTTTGCGCCATATCGTCAGGGAAATGATTGAAAGTCATGGATATATAGAGGGAATTACTCAGGCATACACACAATACTTGATGGGACTTCAGGAGAAAAATATACAAGAATGCGAAAAATACGGCATTGATCAGAATCGGATTAAACGGATGAAAGAACGATATGACAAGGTTATAGGTAAGGTAAGTGCTGAGTATTTATTCGGGATTGAAGGATTCAACGATACGCCCAAGTTGCTTTTTAACGATCTGATGCCTTTAGGTGATAAACCTGTTAAAGAAGAGTGGTTCTCTATTGATTCCAAAAACAGTATTGAACTGAGTGACCTGGGAGGAGTGCCACAGGTTGCTGCGAACCCTCGAACATACAGAGTGGTACGTCCGGGAATTACATTCAAGGGAGACGTGTTGTTCTACAATATGGATAAATTGAAATTAGACGAGCAAAGCTTGGATTCCGAAATTCTTAGCTTTGTTAAAGAAGCTATGATCCGATTCAATTCAGGACATTATCGCTTAGGAAATTCGGGTAGTCGAGGGTATGGACGTGTGGAGATCCAATTCGATGAGGAGGATTCTTCACATGGCTGA
- a CDS encoding helix-turn-helix transcriptional regulator, whose product MSIKIRLGDTLDAASVTKNALAREAKVRPNLIYDLCEGKTKRLDLDTLNNIVNTLRAMTGNDYTLTDVLEYIPDDDKV is encoded by the coding sequence ATGTCTATAAAAATAAGATTGGGCGACACTTTAGATGCAGCCAGCGTCACTAAAAATGCACTGGCTAGAGAAGCAAAAGTTAGACCGAACCTTATCTATGATCTGTGCGAAGGAAAAACGAAAAGGCTTGATTTAGATACGTTGAATAATATCGTGAACACTCTACGGGCAATGACAGGAAATGATTACACTCTTACAGATGTTTTGGAGTACATACCGGATGATGACAAGGTGTAA
- a CDS encoding transcriptional regulator translates to MNSVATIRDHLADYLKTNHMTLNQFSEISGINSGTLSGTLNGLRTIGMQQLDRLTAGMGLTEGYFYELYIHECFVHTSPDWRRLGPFLYRCAELGKVDYMEEAVNLIMDNLSYAPLLFELAEQLYREGKLEAAKPLYVCVAEGEKMQHSERLALSQYRLFTIGLSKDQLSNLTLATQFEFFVDRLDEPYQLDGLNDLINVYASLRRWDKVKNLADKLKLKAMIHYELGVTSEEPEAKPKKQIVFYVLYAYLALGEACFYYEEYEKALQYVSLYTDYSWVNNPSDEENVVIRQFEEWAEGNRYLYKLMSGKTEVIPSYMNYISERENEIFPALCAIVNAANRFDINIDSVLEAYDAYFMYQEQSSRIGKISEQFTNDQYGTLLVGLGTYYLKHQDYNRGFELIFNGLDFVIKIKNKDSVLECIKIFEEFRCFAVEEAKLRYKKMIREV, encoded by the coding sequence TTGAACTCAGTAGCCACAATACGTGATCATTTAGCAGACTACTTAAAAACGAACCATATGACACTCAATCAATTCTCTGAGATATCGGGAATCAACTCAGGGACGTTGAGTGGTACGCTGAACGGGCTGCGTACCATTGGCATGCAGCAGTTGGATCGACTAACTGCCGGGATGGGTTTAACAGAGGGTTACTTCTATGAATTATACATACATGAGTGTTTTGTACATACAAGCCCGGATTGGCGAAGACTGGGGCCTTTTTTATACCGTTGTGCCGAACTCGGTAAGGTCGATTATATGGAAGAAGCCGTTAATCTAATTATGGATAATCTTTCCTATGCACCGCTTTTGTTCGAGTTGGCTGAACAGTTATATCGTGAAGGGAAGTTAGAAGCGGCCAAGCCCTTGTATGTATGTGTAGCCGAGGGTGAGAAAATGCAACATTCTGAACGGTTGGCTCTAAGTCAGTATCGTTTGTTCACAATCGGGCTTTCCAAGGATCAGTTGAGCAATCTTACACTTGCAACGCAGTTTGAGTTTTTTGTAGATCGGCTTGATGAACCCTACCAGCTGGATGGATTGAACGATTTGATTAATGTGTATGCTTCGTTACGCCGATGGGATAAGGTGAAGAATCTTGCTGACAAGTTAAAATTAAAAGCAATGATCCATTATGAATTAGGGGTAACATCTGAAGAGCCCGAGGCTAAACCCAAAAAGCAGATTGTTTTTTACGTTTTGTACGCATATTTAGCGCTTGGAGAAGCTTGTTTCTACTATGAAGAATATGAAAAGGCACTTCAATATGTCTCTTTGTACACCGATTATAGCTGGGTAAATAATCCGAGCGACGAGGAAAATGTTGTTATTCGTCAGTTCGAAGAATGGGCAGAAGGTAACCGTTATCTATATAAATTAATGTCAGGAAAAACAGAGGTTATCCCAAGTTATATGAACTACATCTCGGAGAGAGAGAACGAAATCTTTCCTGCTTTATGTGCAATTGTGAATGCGGCAAATCGGTTTGATATCAACATTGATTCAGTTCTTGAAGCATATGACGCGTATTTCATGTACCAAGAACAGAGTAGCCGTATTGGGAAAATCAGCGAGCAATTTACGAATGATCAATATGGTACTTTGCTTGTGGGCCTAGGTACATACTATTTAAAACATCAAGATTATAACAGAGGATTTGAGTTGATTTTTAACGGTTTGGATTTTGTAATTAAAATTAAGAATAAAGATAGTGTTCTAGAGTGTATAAAAATATTTGAAGAATTTCGGTGTTTTGCAGTTGAAGAAGCTAAACTACGATATAAAAAAATGATTCGGGAGGTTTGA
- a CDS encoding aspartyl-phosphate phosphatase Spo0E family protein → MDCGELKLQIEAARQKLYQLKMDYGNLLHPHVIQQSMVLDDLINQYNQVKIKKPIE, encoded by the coding sequence ATGGATTGTGGTGAGCTCAAGTTGCAGATCGAAGCAGCGAGACAAAAGCTCTATCAACTCAAGATGGACTATGGAAATCTGCTTCATCCTCATGTTATACAGCAATCTATGGTCCTGGATGATCTAATTAATCAATACAATCAGGTTAAAATAAAAAAGCCGATTGAATAA